One Haladaptatus sp. R4 DNA window includes the following coding sequences:
- a CDS encoding DNA-3-methyladenine glycosylase: protein METGSIPVEELPGGFDLQSTVESGQSYLWRREDGRMYETTHAYGGSAWYYTVLDGNVVRARQRDGLLEWEATTDAEPHLFSLLRLDDDLDAIIDATPADSLVESAYDEYRGMRIVRDPFFPCLVSFICSAQMRVSRIYGMQTALAREFGTPIEFDGKTYYEFPTPEALAEASEGALRDLNLGYRAPYVKKSAELLASGEASPDDVRGKSYEDARDAMQAFVGVGDKVADCVLLFALDYLEAVPLDTWIQSAIEDHYPHCEQGSYEATSRAIREQFGEYAGYAQTYVFHYLRS, encoded by the coding sequence ATGGAAACCGGTTCGATACCCGTCGAAGAGTTACCGGGTGGGTTCGATCTCCAATCGACCGTCGAGAGCGGCCAGAGTTACCTCTGGCGGCGCGAGGACGGACGGATGTACGAGACGACCCACGCCTACGGCGGGTCGGCGTGGTACTACACTGTCCTCGACGGGAACGTCGTCCGCGCCCGGCAACGGGACGGACTGCTGGAGTGGGAGGCGACGACCGACGCCGAACCTCACCTGTTCTCGCTTTTGCGCCTCGACGACGACTTGGACGCGATAATCGACGCCACGCCCGCGGATTCGCTGGTCGAGTCGGCCTACGACGAATATCGCGGCATGCGAATCGTCCGCGATCCCTTTTTCCCGTGTCTCGTCTCCTTCATCTGCTCGGCACAGATGCGCGTGAGCCGAATCTACGGCATGCAGACCGCGCTGGCCCGCGAGTTCGGAACCCCCATCGAGTTCGACGGAAAGACGTACTACGAGTTCCCGACGCCGGAAGCCTTGGCCGAAGCGTCGGAAGGGGCGCTACGGGACCTGAACCTGGGCTACCGTGCCCCGTACGTCAAGAAGTCCGCCGAGTTGTTGGCGTCCGGCGAGGCCTCACCGGACGACGTTCGCGGGAAATCCTACGAGGACGCCCGCGACGCCATGCAGGCCTTCGTCGGCGTCGGCGACAAGGTCGCCGACTGCGTGCTCCTGTTCGCGCTCGACTACCTGGAGGCAGTTCCGCTCGATACGTGGATTCAGAGCGCCATCGAGGACCACTACCCGCACTGCGAACAGGGATCGTACGAGGCCACGTCACGCGCGATTCGGGAACAGTTCGGCGAGTACGCCGGGTACGCACAGACGTACGTGTTCCACTATCTTCGAAGCTGA
- the asd gene encoding aspartate-semialdehyde dehydrogenase — translation MSVNVGILGGTGAVGQRFIQLLDGHPDFELTTITASENSAGKLYREAAKWRIDSPIPEYVGDIEVRATDPSDVPDDVDLLFSSLPSGVAAEVEPKFTEAGYVVSSNSSNDRMAEDVPLVIPEVNAEHLDLIEVQRDERGWDGALVKNPNCSTITMVPTLAALDSFGLERVHVSTLQAVSGAGYDGVTSMEIIDNVIPHIGGEEEKMVDEPRKLLGTFDGSEISLHDVDVAASCNRVPTLDGHLENVWAETAEEITKASAEEALENATTLDLPSAPDPLIKVFEAPDRPQPRLDRTLGGGMQIAVGDVQETSTGIQYNCLAHNTIRGAAGASVLNGELLAQEGWI, via the coding sequence ATGAGTGTTAACGTCGGAATTCTCGGCGGAACCGGAGCGGTCGGACAGCGATTCATTCAACTCCTCGACGGTCATCCGGACTTCGAACTGACGACGATAACCGCGAGCGAGAACAGCGCGGGGAAACTCTACCGCGAAGCGGCGAAGTGGCGGATCGATTCGCCCATCCCGGAGTACGTTGGCGACATCGAAGTACGCGCGACCGACCCGAGCGACGTCCCGGACGACGTGGACCTCCTCTTTTCGTCGCTTCCGTCCGGCGTCGCGGCCGAAGTGGAACCGAAGTTCACCGAGGCGGGGTACGTCGTCTCCTCGAACTCCTCGAACGACCGAATGGCCGAGGACGTTCCGCTCGTCATCCCGGAAGTCAACGCGGAGCATCTGGACCTCATCGAAGTCCAGCGCGACGAACGGGGCTGGGACGGCGCGCTCGTCAAGAACCCGAACTGCTCGACCATCACGATGGTGCCGACGCTCGCCGCGCTCGATTCGTTCGGCTTGGAGCGCGTGCACGTCTCCACCCTGCAAGCCGTCTCCGGCGCGGGCTACGACGGCGTCACGTCGATGGAGATTATCGACAACGTCATCCCGCACATCGGCGGCGAGGAGGAGAAGATGGTGGACGAGCCACGAAAACTGCTCGGCACCTTCGACGGCAGCGAAATCTCGCTTCACGACGTGGACGTGGCGGCCTCGTGTAATCGCGTCCCGACGCTGGACGGCCACCTCGAAAACGTGTGGGCGGAGACGGCCGAGGAGATAACGAAGGCGAGCGCCGAGGAAGCCCTCGAAAACGCCACCACGCTCGACCTCCCGAGCGCGCCGGACCCGCTCATCAAAGTGTTCGAGGCCCCCGACCGCCCGCAACCCCGCCTCGACCGCACCCTCGGCGGCGGCATGCAGATTGCGGTCGGTGACGTACAGGAGACTTCGACGGGGATTCAGTACAACTGCCTCGCCCACAACACGATTCGCGGCGCCGCCGGTGCGAGCGTGCTGAACGGCGAACTGCTCGCGCAGGAAGGCTGGATCTGA
- a CDS encoding DUF555 domain-containing protein, giving the protein MNCRVVVEAAIPVYDVQTPDEAVRIAISKTGEMLNPDLNYVEINMGSRTSPSGEELPPAFIAADEALVALELEMTVFNVEREEHASRIARKEIGQRLENIPLTVLDVEVIEDEDSDSDETDETDETDTSADDSDDDDGSDTDDVLPEFEDLID; this is encoded by the coding sequence ATGAACTGTAGAGTTGTCGTCGAAGCCGCAATCCCGGTCTACGACGTGCAGACGCCGGACGAGGCGGTGCGAATCGCCATCTCAAAGACCGGCGAGATGCTCAATCCCGACCTAAACTACGTCGAAATAAACATGGGTTCGCGGACATCGCCATCCGGAGAGGAACTCCCGCCAGCGTTCATCGCCGCCGACGAGGCACTCGTCGCGCTGGAGTTGGAGATGACGGTGTTCAACGTCGAGCGAGAGGAACACGCATCGCGTATCGCCCGGAAGGAAATCGGCCAACGGTTGGAAAACATTCCGCTCACCGTCCTCGACGTCGAGGTCATCGAGGACGAGGACAGCGATTCGGACGAGACGGACGAAACCGACGAAACCGACACCAGCGCCGACGATTCGGACGACGATGACGGAAGCGATACGGACGACGTGTTGCCCGAATTCGAGGATCTCATCGACTGA
- a CDS encoding dipeptidase: MTHMPVVDGHNDTLLRLGSTDDPVSAFAEGIGSTHIDLPRAREAGLGVGFFATFVLSDDEHEVRRTDEGYEFPLPEELDHADARSVTYRYLELLHRLDATVDGFRVVDSLDDFDACLESSELGAVPHIEGAAGVAPDLANLDFLYAAGVRSIGPVWSRPNAFGQGVVSRYPGSPDTGDGLTDAGRDLVRACERRGIVVDCAHLTERGFWDVAETSGAPLVASHTGAYSLCPHSRNLTDEQIDAVADADGVVGIGFLEPILADDSDPGADATLSDLVDHIEYVADRAGIDHVVLGSDFDGAPIPDDVGDVTGLPAVFEELRERGFGEDEVSKVAHGNWRRVLAATW, translated from the coding sequence ATGACTCACATGCCGGTCGTGGACGGCCACAACGATACGCTGCTCCGGTTGGGTTCGACCGACGACCCCGTATCGGCGTTCGCGGAGGGAATCGGGAGCACACATATCGATCTCCCGCGTGCCCGCGAGGCGGGACTCGGCGTCGGATTCTTCGCCACCTTCGTCCTGAGCGACGACGAACACGAGGTTCGACGGACCGACGAGGGCTACGAGTTCCCCCTCCCCGAGGAACTCGACCACGCCGACGCGCGGTCCGTGACGTACCGATACCTCGAACTGCTCCACAGGCTCGACGCCACCGTCGACGGCTTTCGCGTCGTGGACTCGCTCGACGACTTCGACGCCTGCCTCGAATCGAGTGAACTCGGCGCGGTCCCGCACATCGAAGGCGCTGCTGGCGTCGCTCCCGACCTCGCCAACCTCGACTTCCTGTACGCCGCGGGCGTGCGCTCCATCGGCCCGGTATGGAGCCGTCCGAACGCCTTCGGGCAGGGCGTCGTCTCGCGCTACCCCGGGAGTCCGGATACCGGCGACGGACTGACCGACGCGGGGCGAGACCTCGTCCGGGCGTGCGAACGGCGTGGCATCGTGGTCGACTGTGCACACCTGACCGAACGGGGATTCTGGGACGTCGCCGAGACGAGCGGCGCCCCGCTCGTCGCCTCGCACACCGGTGCGTACAGCCTCTGTCCGCACTCCCGAAACCTGACGGACGAGCAGATAGACGCCGTGGCCGACGCCGACGGCGTCGTCGGCATCGGCTTCCTCGAACCGATTTTGGCCGACGACTCGGACCCGGGCGCCGATGCGACCCTGTCCGACCTCGTGGACCATATCGAATACGTCGCCGACCGCGCAGGTATCGACCACGTGGTGTTAGGATCCGACTTCGACGGCGCACCGATACCCGACGACGTGGGCGACGTGACCGGTCTTCCCGCCGTGTTCGAGGAACTTCGGGAGCGCGGGTTCGGCGAGGACGAAGTTTCGAAGGTCGCCCACGGGAACTGGCGGCGGGTGCTGGCCGCGACGTGGTGA
- a CDS encoding acylphosphatase has translation MTDRTRAHVFVSGKVQGVFYRANTRDTAESKGIDGWVQNLSDGRVEAVFEGPESTVEEMVEWCHTGSPAADVDDVDVEYDDPNGEDGFRVRR, from the coding sequence ATGACGGATCGTACTCGCGCACACGTCTTCGTCTCCGGCAAGGTACAGGGCGTCTTCTATCGGGCGAACACCCGGGACACGGCGGAATCGAAGGGAATCGACGGCTGGGTGCAGAACCTCTCCGACGGGCGCGTCGAAGCCGTCTTCGAGGGCCCCGAATCCACGGTCGAGGAGATGGTCGAGTGGTGTCACACGGGGAGTCCGGCCGCGGACGTTGACGACGTGGACGTCGAGTACGACGACCCGAACGGGGAAGACGGGTTTCGAGTCAGACGATAG
- a CDS encoding SDR family oxidoreductase translates to MDVSFDFSDDVVLVTGASGALGSAVCTAFADAGATVCATDVVEPDEDSPLDGERVDFYEADFTDESAVETVVSAVVDDHDSLDALVNIAGTWKGGSPIEETDVGTFDLLFDVNLKTMFLAAKHALPHLQKSEGAIVSVSARASLEGGEGDGPYRASKAGVRLLTETIAEENSGVVRANAVMPSVIDTPANREMMPDADHDEWVSPEDIASVMCVLCSDATSVTSGAAVPVYGEA, encoded by the coding sequence ATGGACGTGAGCTTCGACTTCAGCGACGATGTCGTCCTGGTCACGGGTGCGAGCGGCGCGCTCGGCAGCGCGGTCTGTACCGCGTTCGCGGACGCCGGGGCGACGGTGTGTGCGACCGACGTGGTCGAACCGGACGAGGATTCCCCGCTCGACGGCGAGCGAGTCGATTTCTACGAGGCCGACTTCACCGACGAGTCGGCCGTCGAGACCGTCGTTTCGGCGGTCGTCGACGACCACGATAGCCTCGACGCGCTCGTCAACATCGCGGGGACGTGGAAGGGCGGTTCACCCATCGAGGAGACGGACGTGGGGACGTTCGACCTGCTGTTCGACGTGAACCTGAAGACGATGTTCCTGGCTGCCAAGCACGCGCTGCCGCATCTCCAGAAGAGCGAGGGTGCGATCGTCAGCGTCAGCGCCCGAGCGTCGCTCGAAGGTGGGGAAGGGGACGGGCCGTATCGGGCGTCCAAAGCGGGAGTCAGACTGCTCACCGAGACGATCGCCGAGGAGAATTCAGGAGTGGTTCGAGCGAACGCCGTAATGCCGAGCGTCATCGACACGCCCGCGAACCGGGAGATGATGCCCGACGCCGACCACGACGAGTGGGTTTCCCCAGAAGATATCGCGTCGGTGATGTGTGTCCTCTGTAGCGACGCCACGAGCGTGACCAGCGGGGCGGCGGTTCCGGTGTACGGCGAAGCCTGA
- a CDS encoding RPA family protein — translation MSSQGGVGRREVAWRIFAAEYDGSSLEHSDSDEERAPNYVVTPTGARINRLFVVGVLTEIEQVGDEVLRARIVDPTGGFVVYAGQYQPDALAFLERAEAPMFVAVTGKARTFQPDDSDLVYTSIRPESMNAVDAETRDRWTVQTAQQTLDRVRTFAGALDSGQRGEDLRQALEAADVDTGLAAGVPLALDHYRTSTPYLAELQDVALDAARVVAGEQDEVGTVDASPDEPGDATLDVDVSLETPDVETEAGTETEPATEFDAEPSNSETTESAEAESTFESGSESEAESTFESEPAAESESAVGSEPAAGGESTTEAESEFDAGTVSESETATERESATEPESATETTAPDVDPEPETPPAQAREPDEFEEPAEPEPTDAELADSEPGEGEPIGETGVEEFDTGSESADDSTDELGDFDSGTSDEDDLGDFDDQPMGEDVSGEMYELTRVNANRSRRSSARSSPAVRKSTRPVRPTSKRRNQPRRWRRNRNPNRIPTPPPNRRKRPGRRPGRHSPNRLKRPNRNRHRPKERNQNPNRRNPNPSPKRRTRMARNPRPRTSKTP, via the coding sequence ATGAGTTCGCAGGGTGGCGTCGGCCGCCGGGAAGTCGCGTGGCGAATCTTCGCCGCCGAGTACGACGGGTCATCGCTCGAACACTCCGACAGCGACGAGGAGCGCGCGCCGAACTACGTCGTCACGCCGACGGGTGCACGAATCAACCGTCTGTTCGTCGTCGGGGTGCTGACCGAAATCGAGCAGGTCGGCGACGAGGTGCTCCGCGCCCGAATCGTGGACCCGACCGGCGGGTTCGTCGTCTACGCTGGCCAGTACCAGCCTGACGCGCTCGCGTTCCTCGAACGCGCCGAAGCGCCGATGTTCGTCGCCGTGACGGGCAAGGCGCGGACGTTCCAGCCCGATGACTCGGACTTGGTGTACACCTCGATCCGACCGGAGAGCATGAACGCGGTCGACGCCGAAACCCGCGACCGCTGGACGGTCCAAACGGCACAACAGACCCTCGACAGGGTTCGCACGTTCGCCGGTGCGCTCGACTCCGGCCAGCGCGGGGAGGACCTGCGCCAGGCGCTCGAAGCCGCCGACGTGGACACCGGCCTCGCCGCCGGTGTCCCGCTGGCGCTCGACCACTATCGGACGTCGACGCCGTACCTCGCCGAGTTGCAGGACGTGGCGCTCGATGCGGCCCGCGTCGTCGCGGGCGAACAGGACGAGGTCGGAACGGTCGATGCGTCGCCGGACGAACCCGGCGACGCGACGCTCGACGTGGACGTGTCGCTCGAAACGCCCGACGTCGAGACGGAAGCCGGGACGGAAACGGAACCCGCGACCGAGTTCGACGCCGAACCGTCGAACTCGGAGACGACCGAATCCGCCGAAGCGGAATCGACGTTCGAATCCGGATCCGAATCCGAAGCGGAATCGACGTTCGAGTCGGAACCGGCAGCAGAGAGCGAATCGGCGGTGGGTTCGGAACCGGCAGCGGGGGGCGAATCGACGACGGAAGCCGAGTCGGAGTTCGACGCTGGAACGGTGTCCGAATCCGAAACCGCGACCGAACGCGAATCGGCAACCGAACCCGAATCGGCGACGGAAACCACGGCTCCGGACGTCGATCCGGAACCCGAAACGCCGCCGGCGCAAGCCCGCGAACCGGATGAGTTCGAGGAACCGGCCGAACCGGAACCGACGGACGCCGAATTGGCCGATTCGGAACCGGGAGAGGGAGAACCGATCGGTGAAACCGGTGTCGAGGAGTTCGACACGGGGAGCGAATCCGCGGACGACTCCACCGACGAACTCGGCGATTTCGATTCGGGAACGTCCGACGAGGACGACCTCGGCGACTTCGACGACCAGCCGATGGGCGAGGACGTGAGCGGCGAGATGTACGAGTTGACGAGGGTGAACGCGAACAGATCGAGGAGGAGTTCGGCACGGAGTTCACCAGCGGTGCGGAAGTCGACGCGGCCGGTGAGGCCGACATCGAAACGCCGGAACCAGCCCAGGAGATGGCGACGGAATCGGAATCCGAACCGGATACCGACACCGCCGCCGAACCGGCGGAAGCGGCCGGGCCGGAGGCCGGGACGGCACAGCCCGAACAGACTGAAGCGACCGAACCGGAACCGACACCGACCGAAGGAGCGGAATCAGAATCCGAATCGGCGGAATCCGAATCCGAGTCCGAAGCGGCGGACGAGGATGGCGAGAAATCCGCGCCCGAGAACCTCGAAAACACCGTGA
- a CDS encoding 2,5-diamino-6-(ribosylamino)-4(3H)-pyrimidinone 5'-phosphate reductase codes for MHVVVNAAMSADGKLSSRQREQVAISGANDFDRVDDLRVESDAIVVGVGTVLADDPSLTADDGANPTRIIADSRARTPLDAQVLDDRADTLIFVAESAPTRNVRALRGAGADVVVAGNGRVSLHRAFSELESRGTEQVMVEGGGELIFSMFDCGLVNELRLYVGSLVIGGRDAPTLADGEGFVERNSFPDLELDSVDTMDDGVLLRYLVS; via the coding sequence ATGCACGTGGTCGTCAACGCCGCGATGAGCGCCGACGGAAAGCTCTCCTCCCGCCAGCGCGAGCAGGTCGCCATCAGCGGCGCGAACGACTTCGACCGGGTAGACGACCTTCGGGTGGAAAGCGACGCCATCGTCGTCGGCGTCGGAACCGTCCTCGCGGACGACCCCTCCCTGACCGCCGACGATGGAGCAAACCCGACACGCATCATCGCGGATTCGCGGGCGCGAACCCCGCTCGACGCGCAGGTGTTGGACGACCGGGCGGATACCCTCATTTTCGTCGCCGAAAGCGCGCCGACCCGGAACGTCCGAGCGCTGCGCGGGGCCGGTGCGGACGTCGTCGTCGCCGGAAACGGTCGCGTCTCGCTCCACCGGGCGTTTTCGGAACTCGAATCGCGCGGCACCGAACAGGTCATGGTCGAGGGCGGCGGCGAACTCATCTTCTCGATGTTCGACTGTGGGTTGGTGAACGAACTCCGCCTCTACGTCGGGTCGCTGGTCATCGGCGGCCGGGACGCGCCGACGCTCGCGGACGGCGAGGGCTTCGTGGAGAGAAACTCGTTTCCGGACCTCGAACTCGATTCGGTCGATACGATGGACGACGGCGTTCTGCTTCGCTATCTCGTCTCCTGA
- a CDS encoding 30S ribosomal protein S17e: MAIKPDYVKKTGNILLERYPTAFTKDFNQNKDSVEKLTNIGSKGVRNRIAGYVTRKKE, translated from the coding sequence ATGGCAATCAAACCCGACTACGTCAAGAAGACAGGGAACATCCTGTTGGAGCGATATCCGACCGCATTCACGAAGGACTTCAACCAGAACAAGGACAGCGTCGAAAAGCTGACCAACATCGGCTCGAAGGGCGTCCGCAACCGCATCGCCGGCTACGTCACGCGCAAGAAAGAGTAA
- a CDS encoding Single-stranded DNA binding protein → MNVDDHAEALASDLGVDKEEVKADLQNLIEYSVPVDEAKQSLRRKYGDGSSSSSSPSTADIDDVTTDMGNVTITAKVLTVGQRSIRYQGNEQTIFEGELADETGKISYTAWNDFSLSPGEVITAGNAGVREWEGNPELNLGDSTNIARENTELDVSYKVGGDATLAEVRPGDRGVALEVTVLEAESKVIDGRDGDTEIKSGIVADESARLPFTDWEARDEVTEGAEIRVDNVYVREFRGVPSINFSEFTTVSPLEREVDVNDSATRMSVREAVETGGAFDVEVLGNIVAVRDGSGLIQRCPECGRVVQKGQCRSHGQVDGEDDLRVKAIVDDGTGTVTAILDADLTAEVYGGGLEKARQQARDAMDQEVVADSIREEVVGHEYRVRGNLSVDDYGANLEATEFAETDDNPADRAKAFLAEVDA, encoded by the coding sequence ATGAACGTTGACGACCATGCCGAGGCGCTCGCCTCCGACCTCGGCGTAGACAAAGAGGAGGTCAAAGCAGACCTGCAGAACCTCATCGAGTACAGTGTGCCGGTAGACGAAGCCAAACAGAGCCTTCGACGAAAGTACGGCGACGGCAGTTCGAGCAGTTCCTCGCCCTCCACGGCCGACATCGACGACGTGACGACCGACATGGGCAACGTCACGATCACCGCGAAGGTGCTCACCGTCGGCCAGCGCTCGATTCGCTATCAGGGCAACGAGCAGACGATTTTCGAGGGGGAACTGGCCGACGAAACCGGAAAAATCTCCTACACGGCGTGGAACGACTTCAGCCTCAGTCCGGGCGAGGTCATCACCGCGGGCAACGCGGGCGTGCGAGAGTGGGAGGGCAACCCCGAACTCAACCTCGGGGATAGCACCAACATCGCGCGCGAGAACACCGAACTCGACGTATCCTACAAAGTGGGCGGCGACGCGACGTTGGCCGAGGTCCGACCCGGCGACCGCGGCGTCGCGCTGGAGGTGACGGTTCTCGAAGCCGAGAGCAAAGTCATCGACGGACGCGACGGCGACACCGAGATCAAGAGCGGTATCGTCGCCGACGAGTCGGCGCGACTCCCGTTCACCGACTGGGAAGCGCGCGACGAGGTGACGGAGGGCGCGGAGATTCGCGTGGACAACGTCTACGTGCGCGAGTTCCGCGGCGTGCCGTCGATCAACTTCTCGGAGTTCACGACCGTTTCACCCCTCGAACGCGAGGTGGACGTAAACGACAGCGCGACGCGCATGTCCGTCCGCGAAGCGGTCGAGACGGGCGGCGCGTTCGACGTGGAAGTCCTCGGCAACATCGTGGCCGTTCGTGACGGCTCCGGTCTCATTCAGCGTTGTCCCGAGTGTGGACGTGTGGTGCAGAAGGGCCAGTGCCGAAGCCACGGACAGGTGGACGGCGAGGACGACCTGCGCGTGAAGGCCATCGTGGACGACGGGACGGGAACCGTCACCGCGATTCTGGACGCCGACCTCACCGCGGAAGTGTACGGCGGCGGTCTGGAGAAGGCCCGCCAGCAGGCCCGCGACGCGATGGATCAGGAAGTCGTCGCGGACAGCATCCGCGAGGAGGTCGTCGGCCACGAGTACCGCGTCCGGGGTAACCTCTCGGTGGACGATTACGGCGCGAACCTCGAAGCGACCGAGTTCGCCGAGACGGACGACAACCCGGCCGACCGTGCGAAGGCCTTCCTCGCGGAGGTGGACGCATGA
- a CDS encoding metallophosphoesterase produces the protein MALVEPVPGEPAATATLGDERALVVADYHAGIEDGLRYEQGINLDSRADERRERMASLVRRTDPDRVVVLGDFMHSIAGPGGAERGEIEVLLESIDQPVTLVKGNHDGDIESWVDCAVTPGDGIRLGDVGFVHGHTWPSEDVLSADVVCVGHEHPCVRLEDSVGGSRIERVWLRGRVNPEPFVERYDGEFSIDAQLVVFPAFNDLTGGTWVNVAGQGFLAPFLPDGLSDGEAYLLDGTRLGAYDEV, from the coding sequence ATGGCGCTGGTCGAACCGGTTCCCGGCGAACCGGCCGCGACCGCGACGCTCGGCGACGAACGGGCGCTCGTGGTGGCGGATTACCACGCCGGAATCGAGGACGGACTCCGCTACGAGCAGGGGATCAACCTCGACAGCCGTGCGGACGAGCGCCGCGAGCGAATGGCGTCGCTCGTCCGGCGAACCGACCCGGACAGGGTCGTCGTCCTCGGCGACTTCATGCACTCCATCGCCGGACCGGGTGGGGCCGAGCGCGGCGAAATCGAGGTGCTGCTCGAATCCATCGACCAACCGGTGACGCTGGTGAAGGGGAATCACGACGGGGATATCGAGTCGTGGGTCGACTGTGCGGTGACGCCGGGAGATGGGATTCGCCTCGGCGACGTCGGATTCGTCCACGGCCACACGTGGCCGAGCGAGGACGTGCTCTCGGCAGATGTGGTCTGCGTCGGCCACGAACATCCCTGCGTGCGATTGGAGGACTCGGTCGGCGGCAGCCGAATCGAACGCGTCTGGTTGCGCGGCCGCGTGAATCCGGAACCGTTCGTGGAACGGTACGACGGGGAGTTCTCCATCGACGCCCAACTCGTCGTCTTTCCCGCGTTCAACGACCTGACGGGCGGGACGTGGGTGAACGTCGCGGGGCAGGGATTCCTCGCGCCGTTCCTGCCCGACGGACTCTCGGACGGCGAGGCGTACCTGTTGGACGGAACGCGATTGGGAGCGTACGACGAGGTTTGA
- a CDS encoding ribbon-helix-helix domain-containing protein, with amino-acid sequence MTKYTTVSIPKDLADRVEETIEGTSFSNTSDLVRFLLRSIVIQHQRQGKLTESEFSEITDQLRELGYLE; translated from the coding sequence ATGACGAAGTACACCACTGTTTCCATTCCGAAGGATCTAGCCGATCGCGTGGAGGAGACGATCGAGGGAACGAGCTTTTCGAACACGAGCGATCTCGTCCGGTTTCTGCTCCGGAGTATCGTCATTCAGCACCAACGGCAGGGAAAGCTCACGGAATCGGAGTTCAGCGAGATAACCGACCAACTGCGTGAGTTGGGGTATTTAGAGTAG
- a CDS encoding sodium-dependent transporter: protein MSQRETWTSRMGFILAAVGSAVGLGNIWRFPYMSAQNGGAAFLVVYLVAAVLIGLPAILAEFVIGRETKKNIVDAFRNLGGPVAGIIGLLGLFTGFWILSYYSVVGGWVIQYIIGSWTGAYFGDPSQYFGQISAGTGTILFHFVFMILVVGIVALGVEKGIEMGTKIMVPSIAILMVGLALWAFTLDGAAAGYDYFLSPDFGVIVDNYQSIIPAAVGQALFSLSLGMGAMVTYASYLDGDDNLLTDGLSIVGLNSFIGVLAGFVVFPLLFAQSIDPGEAGAGAVFITLAKAFAKLPAGKIVGLVFFVILLIAALSSAISLLEVVVSYFVDNYSLSRPVITVIVGVIVFALGVPSALSLDTFTMFDNIASNLLLPLGVVLTVIFVGWVYSAGAVQELRRGLGKTRGNIGTIWLTHLRVVVLIAVIGTLALSLMSFF from the coding sequence ATGTCACAACGAGAAACGTGGACATCCCGAATGGGGTTCATTCTGGCCGCTGTCGGAAGCGCAGTTGGACTCGGTAACATTTGGCGATTCCCGTATATGTCTGCACAGAACGGTGGGGCAGCCTTCCTCGTGGTCTACCTCGTCGCGGCGGTTCTCATCGGACTGCCCGCCATCCTCGCGGAGTTCGTCATCGGGCGCGAGACCAAGAAGAACATCGTGGACGCGTTCAGAAACCTCGGTGGTCCAGTCGCAGGAATCATCGGACTCCTCGGCCTGTTCACCGGGTTCTGGATTCTGTCCTACTACAGCGTCGTCGGTGGATGGGTCATCCAGTACATCATCGGGAGTTGGACCGGCGCGTACTTCGGCGACCCCTCCCAGTACTTCGGACAGATTTCGGCGGGTACTGGAACGATACTGTTCCACTTCGTGTTCATGATACTCGTCGTGGGTATCGTCGCGCTGGGTGTCGAGAAAGGCATCGAGATGGGGACAAAAATCATGGTTCCGTCCATCGCCATCCTGATGGTCGGACTCGCCCTGTGGGCGTTCACCCTCGACGGCGCTGCGGCGGGGTACGACTACTTCCTCTCCCCCGACTTCGGCGTCATCGTGGACAATTACCAGTCCATCATCCCCGCCGCCGTGGGACAGGCGTTGTTCTCGCTCTCGCTCGGGATGGGGGCGATGGTCACCTACGCGTCCTACTTGGACGGTGACGACAACCTTCTCACCGACGGACTCAGCATCGTCGGCTTGAACTCCTTCATCGGCGTTCTCGCCGGATTCGTCGTCTTCCCGCTCCTGTTCGCACAGAGTATCGACCCCGGCGAGGCCGGTGCGGGTGCGGTGTTCATCACCCTCGCAAAGGCGTTCGCGAAACTACCGGCGGGGAAGATAGTCGGTCTCGTGTTCTTCGTCATCCTGCTCATCGCGGCGCTTTCGTCGGCGATTAGCCTCCTCGAAGTGGTCGTCTCGTACTTCGTGGATAACTACTCGCTCAGTCGGCCGGTCATCACAGTCATCGTCGGCGTCATCGTGTTCGCCCTCGGTGTCCCGTCGGCGCTGAGTCTCGACACGTTCACCATGTTCGACAATATCGCGTCGAACCTCCTCCTCCCCCTCGGCGTCGTGCTGACCGTCATCTTCGTCGGATGGGTGTACAGCGCGGGAGCGGTTCAGGAACTCCGACGTGGCCTCGGTAAGACCCGCGGCAACATCGGCACGATTTGGCTCACGCACCTCAGAGTGGTCGTGCTCATCGCCGTCATCGGAACGCTCGCACTGAGCCTGATGTCGTTCTTCTGA